The proteins below are encoded in one region of Maribacter aestuarii:
- the atpG gene encoding ATP synthase F1 subunit gamma, with protein sequence MANLKEIRNRIASVSSTMQITSAMKMVSAAKLKKAQDAITAMRPYADKLTELLQSLSASLDGDSGSKYSDNRIVNKVLVVGITSNRGLCGAFNTNILKQCTYLAETAYAGKEVDFMAIGKKANDFLRKKSTVIANHSSVYEELTFDNVAAIAEDLMEQFTNGNYDRIDIVYNKFKNAATQIVMTEQFLPIVPMEGAENANADYIFEPTKVEIVEQLIPKSLKTQLYKGIRDSFASEHGARMTAMHKATDNATELRDQLKLTYNKARQAAITNEILEIVGGAEALNN encoded by the coding sequence ATGGCAAACTTAAAGGAAATACGTAATAGAATAGCATCGGTCTCTTCAACCATGCAGATTACCAGTGCCATGAAAATGGTATCTGCTGCCAAGCTGAAGAAGGCTCAAGATGCCATTACGGCGATGCGTCCTTATGCGGATAAACTAACGGAACTTTTACAAAGTTTGAGTGCAAGCTTGGATGGGGATTCCGGTAGTAAGTATTCCGATAATAGAATTGTGAACAAAGTATTGGTAGTTGGGATTACTTCTAACAGAGGGTTGTGCGGAGCGTTCAATACAAATATCTTGAAACAGTGCACCTATCTCGCCGAAACCGCTTACGCAGGAAAAGAAGTGGATTTTATGGCCATTGGAAAAAAGGCCAATGATTTTTTACGAAAAAAATCTACTGTTATCGCAAACCATAGTTCTGTTTATGAAGAATTGACTTTTGATAATGTAGCGGCGATAGCCGAGGATTTGATGGAGCAGTTCACCAATGGGAACTATGATAGAATCGATATTGTTTACAACAAGTTTAAAAACGCTGCTACACAAATTGTAATGACGGAGCAGTTTCTTCCAATAGTGCCTATGGAAGGTGCCGAGAATGCTAATGCAGATTATATCTTTGAGCCGACCAAAGTAGAGATTGTAGAGCAATTGATTCCGAAGTCTTTGAAGACCCAACTATATAAAGGTATAAGAGACTCTTTTGCTAGTGAGCACGGTGCTCGTATGACTGCCATGCATAAAGCAACTGACAATGCTACAGAGCTTAGAGATCAGTTGAAGCTGACCTACAACAAAGCGAGACAAGCAGCTATTACCAACGAGATTTTAGAAATTGTTGGTGGAGCGGAAGCGCTGAACAATTAG
- a CDS encoding sulfatase family protein: MKKVIPIVLILMLCIAFSCNEQVVEEKVREKPNIIFIMSDDHAYQAISAYNDKLIQTPNIDRIAKEGITFTNASVTNSICAPSRATILTGKHTHINGKTDNQRPFDTTQVTFPQLFQKAGYQTAMFGKLHFGNNPKGVDDFMILPGQGSYINPDFITKDGDTTITGYVTDIITDVTLEWLDTKRDPDKPFMLMYLHKAPHRPWWPSPEKFEEFYGKTFPEPDNLFDDYSNRGTAAKTAEMNLLRHMMYNHDSKIRPALTKRMNPEPFVPEYEGSFDNPYTNRVNEDQKALYEPILDKINEDFEENWPKMTKKEKMQWKYQRYMQDYLACISSVDDNVGRVLDYLDTNDLTGNTMVIYTSDQGFYLGEHGWFDKRFIYDESFKTPLLVRWPNEIKPSITNEEMVQNLDFAQTMLEAAQIDAPDDMQGESLMPLLTSNDAEWTRDAVYYHYYEYPAVHQVKRHYGIVTIDYKLVHFYYDVDEWELYDRKKDPNEMNNVFDEPEYADVVTDLKIRLEELRKQYGDSDELNQKYIDLHLENDIKSPLDSE; the protein is encoded by the coding sequence ATGAAAAAAGTGATTCCAATCGTTTTAATTTTGATGCTATGTATTGCGTTTTCTTGCAATGAGCAGGTAGTAGAAGAAAAAGTGCGGGAAAAACCGAACATTATTTTTATCATGTCCGATGATCACGCTTATCAAGCTATTAGTGCTTATAACGATAAACTCATACAGACTCCTAATATTGATAGAATCGCAAAAGAGGGCATCACTTTTACAAATGCCAGTGTCACAAATTCAATTTGTGCACCTTCAAGGGCAACAATTCTTACCGGAAAACATACGCATATCAATGGAAAAACGGATAATCAACGCCCTTTTGACACCACACAGGTAACCTTCCCCCAATTATTTCAAAAGGCCGGCTATCAAACAGCTATGTTCGGGAAGCTCCATTTTGGAAACAACCCGAAGGGAGTGGATGATTTTATGATTCTTCCCGGGCAAGGGAGCTATATCAATCCCGATTTCATTACCAAGGATGGGGATACGACGATTACCGGATACGTGACCGATATTATAACCGATGTCACTTTAGAATGGTTGGATACCAAAAGAGACCCAGATAAACCTTTTATGCTCATGTACTTGCACAAGGCACCGCACCGTCCGTGGTGGCCAAGTCCGGAAAAATTCGAGGAATTTTATGGCAAGACATTTCCAGAGCCTGACAACCTTTTTGATGATTACAGTAATAGGGGAACCGCAGCGAAAACGGCAGAAATGAATTTATTACGTCATATGATGTACAATCATGATAGCAAAATTCGTCCTGCACTGACTAAAAGGATGAACCCAGAACCCTTTGTGCCAGAATATGAAGGTTCGTTTGACAACCCCTATACTAATAGAGTCAATGAGGATCAAAAGGCCTTATACGAACCCATATTGGATAAGATAAATGAGGACTTTGAAGAGAATTGGCCGAAAATGACCAAAAAAGAAAAAATGCAATGGAAGTACCAACGTTACATGCAGGATTATCTAGCATGTATTTCCTCAGTAGATGATAATGTCGGACGGGTATTGGACTATCTGGACACAAACGACTTAACTGGGAATACCATGGTAATCTATACCTCGGACCAAGGTTTTTACCTCGGTGAACATGGTTGGTTCGATAAACGGTTCATATATGATGAGTCCTTTAAAACGCCATTATTGGTTAGATGGCCCAATGAAATTAAGCCTAGCATCACCAACGAAGAAATGGTTCAAAACCTGGACTTTGCCCAAACTATGTTGGAAGCCGCACAAATTGATGCTCCAGATGATATGCAAGGCGAAAGCCTTATGCCTCTACTGACCTCTAACGACGCGGAATGGACTAGAGATGCGGTTTACTATCATTACTACGAATATCCCGCGGTACACCAAGTGAAAAGACATTACGGGATTGTTACAATCGACTATAAACTTGTTCACTTCTACTACGATGTAGATGAGTGGGAGCTTTATGACCGTAAAAAAGACCCTAATGAAATGAACAATGTCTTTGACGAACCTGAATATGCCGATGTAGTGACTGATCTAAAAATAAGGCTAGAAGAACTTAGAAAACAATATGGCGATTCGGATGAATTAAATCAAAAGTACATTGATTTGCATCTAGAAAATGATATTAAGTCACCGCTCGACTCCGAATAG
- a CDS encoding TCR/Tet family MFS transporter — translation MQPKKTALLFIFVTILVDVIGIGIILPIIPELIMELTGEGIDMAVLYGMWLTTAFAGMQFLFSPVLGEISDQYGRRPILLIALLGLSIDYLIHAWAPTITWLFLGRFLAGITGASFTVASAYIADISTKENKAKNFGLIGAAFGLGFIIGPGIGGFFGEIDIRLPFYIAAGLTFSNFLFGWLFVPESLTKENRRKINFLKMIPGVSLVALRNYKGVLLLIFAFFLANLAGQALPSTWSYYGIERYNWSPKEIGISLMVVGLLVAVVQGFLVGVLVKKFGKRVVVTVGFLLWTVGMFLFSLATEPWMLYAFLIPYALGGIAGPTVQGLISNQVSEKEQGNLQGSITGLVSVTAILGQLIFSPVFYFFIRPEGNVYYPGAPYTLAAFFLLLAFLFASLAMKRIQLEEEQ, via the coding sequence ATGCAACCAAAGAAAACCGCATTACTTTTCATATTCGTCACTATTCTTGTTGATGTTATTGGGATTGGAATTATCCTTCCTATTATTCCAGAATTGATAATGGAATTGACAGGAGAGGGAATAGATATGGCAGTCCTCTACGGTATGTGGTTGACTACGGCTTTTGCTGGGATGCAATTTCTTTTTTCTCCTGTCTTGGGGGAGATTTCGGACCAATACGGAAGACGTCCTATACTCTTGATAGCGCTTTTAGGATTAAGTATTGATTATTTGATACACGCTTGGGCACCGACAATCACTTGGTTATTCTTGGGACGATTTTTAGCGGGTATTACTGGGGCAAGCTTTACGGTAGCATCCGCCTATATTGCGGATATTAGCACCAAAGAAAATAAGGCCAAGAATTTTGGGCTAATCGGCGCGGCTTTTGGACTAGGATTTATCATAGGCCCGGGAATTGGTGGGTTTTTTGGAGAAATCGATATCAGATTACCATTCTACATTGCGGCGGGACTTACCTTTTCCAACTTTCTTTTTGGGTGGCTTTTTGTTCCAGAGTCCTTAACTAAAGAGAACAGAAGAAAGATAAATTTTCTTAAGATGATACCTGGAGTATCCTTGGTTGCACTTAGAAACTATAAGGGAGTTTTATTACTAATTTTTGCTTTTTTCTTAGCTAACTTGGCCGGCCAAGCATTACCGTCCACCTGGTCTTATTATGGGATAGAACGCTATAATTGGAGTCCAAAGGAAATAGGGATTTCGCTCATGGTAGTCGGGCTACTTGTGGCCGTGGTACAGGGATTCTTGGTAGGGGTTTTGGTCAAAAAATTTGGTAAGCGGGTAGTAGTTACCGTAGGATTTCTGCTCTGGACGGTGGGAATGTTCCTCTTTTCGCTAGCCACAGAACCTTGGATGTTATACGCCTTCCTAATTCCTTATGCTTTAGGTGGTATTGCAGGGCCTACGGTACAAGGTTTAATTTCAAACCAAGTATCCGAAAAAGAACAAGGAAACCTGCAGGGTTCTATTACGGGACTGGTCAGTGTGACCGCAATTTTGGGCCAACTCATATTTTCTCCCGTATTCTATTTCTTTATTCGCCCGGAAGGGAATGTTTACTACCCAGGGGCACCCTATACCCTAGCAGCATTTTTTCTTCTACTGGCATTTCTTTTTGCTTCCTTAGCGATGAAGAGAATACAGCTAGAAGAGGAACAATAG
- a CDS encoding alpha/beta fold hydrolase, which translates to MKTIQNLSILVFLIFSNILISQERPFDVKVVGTGDPILLFPGFTCTDTVWEDTVAELSKNNECHLFTLAGFGEVEPIEGPWLPKVMEGISEYIDTNKLENATLIGHSLGGTLGLWLATEENKNFKKVIVVDALPSIGALMIPNFKSENVVYDNSYNEQLLAMGESDFKAMAEQMAKGMTMNAEKRPQLVNWMMQADRKTYVYGYTDLLKLDLREDLARIKTPVVILAATLPYGRDMVKSTYEIQYKNLSNYQIEYADDAAHFIMYDNPEWFMEKVLESLK; encoded by the coding sequence ATGAAAACGATTCAGAATTTATCGATTTTAGTATTTCTTATTTTTTCCAATATCCTTATTTCTCAAGAAAGACCATTTGATGTAAAGGTGGTTGGAACGGGAGACCCAATCCTTTTATTCCCGGGTTTTACCTGTACCGATACCGTTTGGGAAGATACGGTAGCGGAACTGTCAAAAAATAACGAATGTCATCTTTTTACGCTTGCGGGCTTTGGGGAGGTGGAGCCCATTGAAGGGCCATGGCTCCCTAAAGTAATGGAAGGTATTTCTGAATACATTGATACAAATAAGTTAGAGAACGCGACCCTAATTGGACACAGCTTAGGAGGCACATTAGGGTTGTGGTTGGCAACGGAGGAAAATAAAAACTTTAAAAAAGTAATCGTGGTGGACGCCCTACCATCAATCGGGGCGTTGATGATTCCTAATTTTAAGAGTGAAAATGTGGTCTATGACAATTCCTACAATGAACAATTATTGGCGATGGGCGAATCTGATTTTAAGGCAATGGCGGAACAAATGGCAAAGGGAATGACCATGAACGCGGAAAAAAGACCACAATTGGTAAATTGGATGATGCAAGCGGATAGGAAGACCTATGTGTACGGCTATACAGATTTACTTAAATTGGACCTAAGGGAAGATTTGGCAAGAATAAAGACTCCTGTCGTCATATTGGCAGCAACCCTCCCGTATGGCCGCGACATGGTTAAATCCACTTATGAAATTCAATATAAAAATCTTTCAAATTATCAAATTGAATATGCGGACGATGCCGCGCATTTTATTATGTACGATAATCCCGAGTGGTTTATGGAGAAGGTTTTGGAAAGTTTAAAATAG
- a CDS encoding RNA polymerase sigma factor, translated as MEEKELEFKETYESNYPKVMRLCLGYVNGDYDIARDLAQEVFIKVWDNLHQFREESNIATWIYRITVNTCLGQLRKDKKKIKNIRLETASDPIDNQSEIDKEQMLSTLYACINELSETNKAIILLELEDLPQNEIASIMGISHEALRTRIHRIKNQLSKCAKNDKF; from the coding sequence ATGGAAGAGAAAGAACTGGAATTTAAAGAGACCTACGAATCCAATTACCCTAAGGTTATGCGTCTTTGTCTAGGGTATGTAAACGGAGATTATGATATCGCAAGGGACTTGGCCCAAGAAGTCTTTATAAAAGTTTGGGACAATCTTCATCAATTCCGAGAAGAGAGTAACATAGCCACATGGATTTACAGGATTACGGTAAATACCTGTTTGGGACAGTTACGAAAGGATAAGAAAAAAATAAAAAACATCCGTCTAGAAACCGCTAGTGATCCTATAGACAATCAATCCGAAATTGATAAGGAGCAGATGCTATCAACACTTTATGCTTGCATAAATGAACTGTCCGAGACGAACAAGGCTATTATTTTACTGGAACTGGAGGACTTACCACAGAACGAAATCGCATCAATTATGGGAATTAGTCATGAAGCTTTGCGAACCCGTATACACAGAATCAAAAATCAACTTTCAAAATGTGCAAAAAATGACAAGTTTTAA
- a CDS encoding lipopolysaccharide biosynthesis protein: protein MNPLKKLFKQTAIYGLATVLPRMLNVLMVPLYTEVMPPGSYGKVIVIFSYFAIFNVFLAYGMETAFFRFYKEADNRKKVVTTSLLSILGSTLFFVLVGILFKSSISEQLLIEYKLMGYVIGILALDALVIIPFALLRAQEKPGRYAIIKILNVSLNLGFNVFFLLLLPKLAQSNSTSFFGSMYKPDFEISYILISNLIASGITLLLMLRVYLRKPYVFDVALWRRMIKYAMPVMIAGIAFTINEVLDKILLERLLPVDIATAEVGKYGACIKLAVFMTLFATAFRMGIEPFFFSHSETKNPQKAYAQITNYFVVLGSVILLAVVVFSDLLKELFVRDEAYWDAMSVVPIILLASFFLGIYHNLSVWYKVTDRTKFGAYISMIGAVLTIIINLALIQYFSYVASAIATLVAYGTMMFLSFYFGRMYYPIPYNFRKIGFYLGLSTFFSIVSFYIFDRNLIVGIILLSIFLGLTYKLEKDNLKRIIANK from the coding sequence TTGAATCCACTCAAAAAACTTTTTAAGCAAACGGCAATTTACGGCTTGGCTACGGTATTGCCCAGAATGCTGAATGTGCTCATGGTGCCTCTTTACACGGAGGTTATGCCACCTGGTTCCTATGGTAAGGTTATCGTAATTTTCTCCTATTTCGCCATTTTCAACGTATTTCTGGCCTATGGCATGGAGACCGCTTTTTTCAGGTTTTATAAGGAGGCGGATAATAGAAAAAAAGTAGTAACCACCTCTTTATTGTCCATTTTAGGCTCGACCCTGTTTTTCGTGCTGGTGGGCATTTTATTTAAATCATCCATCTCGGAACAGTTGCTTATAGAGTATAAGTTAATGGGATATGTGATTGGTATTCTAGCCTTAGATGCCTTGGTCATTATCCCTTTTGCTTTATTAAGGGCGCAGGAAAAACCGGGCCGGTATGCGATAATCAAAATTTTAAACGTATCACTGAATCTGGGCTTCAACGTTTTCTTTTTGTTGCTACTGCCTAAACTTGCACAATCAAATTCGACCTCGTTTTTCGGATCCATGTATAAGCCGGACTTCGAAATTTCCTATATCCTAATTTCAAATTTAATTGCAAGTGGTATAACCCTACTTTTAATGTTGAGGGTGTATTTGAGAAAACCTTACGTTTTTGATGTTGCCTTATGGAGAAGAATGATTAAATATGCCATGCCCGTAATGATTGCCGGTATAGCGTTTACCATCAATGAGGTATTGGATAAAATTTTATTGGAGCGACTTTTACCTGTGGATATTGCGACGGCTGAGGTCGGTAAATATGGAGCCTGTATAAAATTGGCGGTATTTATGACCCTGTTCGCCACAGCTTTTAGAATGGGGATCGAGCCTTTTTTCTTTAGCCATTCCGAAACAAAAAACCCGCAAAAGGCTTATGCACAGATTACGAACTACTTTGTAGTTTTGGGAAGTGTAATTCTCTTGGCGGTCGTGGTCTTTTCTGATTTACTCAAGGAACTATTTGTAAGGGACGAAGCCTACTGGGACGCCATGTCTGTCGTGCCTATCATTTTGTTGGCCAGTTTTTTTCTTGGAATCTATCACAACCTATCGGTATGGTATAAGGTTACGGACCGTACCAAATTCGGGGCCTATATTTCTATGATAGGTGCGGTGTTGACCATCATCATCAACCTTGCACTAATACAATATTTCAGTTATGTGGCGTCTGCAATAGCCACATTGGTAGCTTACGGCACTATGATGTTCCTTTCTTTTTATTTTGGGCGCATGTATTATCCCATCCCCTATAACTTTAGAAAAATTGGTTTTTATTTAGGATTGTCTACCTTCTTTTCCATAGTCTCATTTTATATTTTTGATAGGAATTTGATTGTTGGCATTATACTACTTTCTATTTTCTTAGGATTGACCTATAAATTGGAAAAAGATAATCTTAAAAGGATAATTGCAAACAAATGA
- the dut gene encoding dUTP diphosphatase, with the protein MKIKIVNKSSHELPHYETGASAGMDLRANILESVTLQPLERAIIKTGLNIELPVGYEAQVRPRSGLAAKKGITVLNAPGTIDADYRGEVGVILVNLSNESFVIENGERIAQMVIAKHERAEWERVEVLSETARGEGGFGSTGVK; encoded by the coding sequence ATGAAAATAAAGATTGTTAATAAATCATCTCACGAACTGCCACATTATGAAACCGGAGCATCCGCTGGAATGGATTTAAGGGCGAATATTTTGGAAAGTGTAACATTGCAACCCTTAGAAAGGGCTATTATAAAAACGGGACTTAATATTGAGCTTCCTGTTGGTTACGAAGCACAGGTGCGTCCTAGGAGTGGTCTGGCCGCAAAGAAAGGAATCACGGTATTGAATGCGCCTGGCACGATTGATGCGGATTACAGGGGAGAAGTAGGCGTTATCTTGGTGAATCTTTCCAACGAGTCTTTTGTCATCGAAAATGGCGAGCGAATTGCACAAATGGTCATTGCAAAACACGAACGTGCCGAGTGGGAGAGGGTTGAGGTACTCTCCGAAACGGCAAGGGGCGAAGGCGGATTTGGGAGTACAGGAGTAAAATGA
- a CDS encoding tetratricopeptide repeat protein has product MKELSFLTYFLFLGIFFVPSLFYAQEEQEIRVEESAEVFLEDYSDEFQENFFEGLKQKGIQNYDKAINYLLECKRLEPNNVVVAHELAKTYFLDKKYIQSQEYAMEAVSSDPENYWYLNTLITNTADQGISKDSFKDRIPWDNEILQKNLATIYFKNGKLEEALKTLKDLGNRDSNKHLAQKITDSIAKREAEKESNLSPVVTNAENTVVTNDLEEYKSKISSLLLNGDMSSLLSITEEALENYPSQPYFYYANGYALNKLGDYKDAIEVLETALDYLIDDVALANKIYKELSDAYNALDNPSKANMYFSKIKPGF; this is encoded by the coding sequence ATGAAAGAATTAAGCTTTCTTACTTATTTTTTGTTTCTGGGAATATTTTTTGTCCCAAGCCTCTTTTATGCCCAAGAGGAACAAGAAATTAGAGTAGAAGAAAGTGCCGAAGTATTTCTGGAGGATTATTCGGATGAATTTCAGGAGAATTTTTTTGAAGGCCTAAAACAGAAGGGAATCCAAAATTACGATAAGGCCATAAACTACCTATTGGAATGCAAACGATTGGAACCGAATAACGTGGTAGTGGCCCATGAACTTGCAAAAACCTATTTCTTGGACAAAAAGTATATTCAATCCCAAGAATATGCGATGGAGGCAGTCTCCTCGGACCCTGAAAACTATTGGTATTTAAACACTTTAATTACAAATACCGCAGATCAAGGAATCTCAAAGGACAGTTTTAAAGACAGGATACCGTGGGATAATGAGATTTTACAAAAAAACCTGGCCACGATTTATTTTAAGAATGGAAAATTAGAGGAGGCGTTAAAAACGTTAAAAGACCTTGGGAACAGGGATTCTAACAAGCATTTGGCACAAAAAATAACGGACTCCATCGCAAAAAGAGAAGCGGAAAAAGAAAGCAATCTGTCGCCAGTAGTAACGAACGCAGAGAATACCGTGGTAACAAATGACTTAGAGGAATATAAAAGTAAAATTTCAAGTCTATTGTTAAATGGCGATATGAGTTCATTGTTGAGCATAACCGAAGAGGCTTTGGAGAATTATCCATCACAACCCTATTTTTATTATGCTAATGGATATGCTTTGAATAAATTAGGAGATTACAAGGATGCCATTGAGGTTCTGGAGACCGCTTTGGATTATCTGATTGATGATGTCGCTTTGGCCAACAAAATTTACAAAGAGCTATCGGATGCCTACAATGCTTTAGACAACCCGTCCAAGGCGAATATGTATTTTAGTAAAATTAAACCCGGATTTTAA
- a CDS encoding DUF4292 domain-containing protein: protein MTLRKHWPVLKPVFLSIMALLVFSCKSAKVISDGTVDSRLSSKAVIKSHYQQATDFKTLSGRIKIDYSDGEDSQGFTVSLRMQKDKAIWISAPLGIVKAYITPSRVSFYNKMENQYFDGDFSYLSDLLGTEVDFDVLQNLLMGQAIVDLRNEKYIISISDDTYRLVPKNPGVLFKSLFQIEPKNFKMAVQQLSQPLKKRFLQIRYNNYQSIEQRVLPNEIRILAQQEETENEIMLEFRNLELNKSVNFPYKIPKGFKELVLNKDDL from the coding sequence ATGACCTTACGAAAACATTGGCCAGTACTTAAGCCCGTTTTTCTCAGCATAATGGCTTTATTGGTTTTTTCCTGTAAAAGTGCGAAAGTAATTTCTGATGGCACGGTGGATAGCCGACTCTCATCAAAAGCGGTAATAAAATCACATTACCAACAGGCTACGGATTTCAAGACCTTAAGCGGTAGGATTAAAATAGATTATTCAGACGGTGAGGACTCCCAAGGTTTTACCGTAAGCCTACGTATGCAAAAGGATAAGGCCATTTGGATAAGCGCTCCTTTAGGAATCGTAAAAGCTTATATAACGCCGAGCCGTGTTTCCTTTTATAATAAAATGGAAAATCAATATTTTGATGGGGATTTTTCGTATTTGAGTGATTTATTGGGAACAGAGGTAGATTTTGATGTGTTGCAAAACCTCCTTATGGGTCAAGCTATTGTGGATCTGAGAAATGAAAAATACATAATTTCAATTTCCGACGATACCTACAGACTGGTGCCAAAAAATCCTGGAGTACTATTTAAATCGCTCTTTCAAATAGAGCCCAAGAATTTTAAAATGGCCGTACAGCAGTTGTCACAGCCGTTAAAGAAACGCTTTTTACAAATTAGATATAATAATTATCAAAGTATTGAACAGCGTGTGCTGCCCAATGAGATTCGAATTCTGGCCCAACAGGAAGAGACGGAAAACGAAATCATGCTAGAATTTAGAAACTTGGAGCTCAATAAATCGGTTAATTTTCCATATAAAATACCGAAAGGTTTTAAAGAGTTAGTTTTGAACAAAGATGATTTATAA
- a CDS encoding murein hydrolase activator EnvC family protein produces the protein MIYKRLKRVLLFLVLALMVQLSFGQTEEQKALEEKREQLQNEIRDINRLLFAEKKEKGNVLDQMEALDKKITVRQQLIRVTNQQSNLLNRQINTNIRNIAKLRDELEEIKEEYATMIQRSYQNKSKQNRLMFLLSSESFYQAFKRLHYMKQYTDYRKEQGNKILAKTEELGRLNSDLNEERKVKEVLLRQNRKAKDELFAEIQSQKALLGTIRKNESKYASAIEEKKREARKIDQQIERLIRNAIAASNKKTGTTVTAKNSSKFVLTPEATIVANNFSSNKGKLIWPVEKGIKSQGFGIYNDAVYPGIKHQSNGVIIATEEGARARSIFEGEVIAILAVPGGNKGVQIKHGNFISTYYNLSELFVKKGDKVSAKEELGIVYTNRSNGQTRLKFYLYQDTSKLNPEEWVYQL, from the coding sequence ATGATTTATAAACGTTTGAAAAGGGTATTGCTTTTTTTGGTTCTGGCCTTAATGGTTCAGCTTTCTTTTGGCCAAACAGAGGAACAGAAAGCGCTGGAGGAAAAAAGGGAACAACTTCAGAATGAAATAAGGGATATCAACCGATTATTATTCGCTGAAAAGAAGGAGAAAGGCAATGTTTTGGACCAAATGGAAGCGTTGGACAAAAAAATTACGGTACGCCAACAATTGATACGGGTCACTAATCAACAATCCAATTTACTTAATAGGCAAATCAATACCAATATTCGAAATATTGCGAAGTTGAGGGACGAGCTGGAAGAAATAAAGGAAGAGTACGCTACAATGATCCAACGGTCCTACCAAAATAAATCCAAACAGAATAGATTGATGTTTTTATTGTCCTCCGAAAGTTTTTACCAAGCTTTTAAGAGGCTACATTATATGAAGCAGTACACGGATTATAGAAAGGAGCAAGGGAATAAGATTTTAGCTAAAACGGAAGAACTGGGGCGATTGAATAGCGATCTCAACGAGGAGCGTAAAGTAAAGGAAGTATTGCTAAGACAAAATCGTAAAGCAAAGGACGAATTGTTTGCGGAAATTCAGTCGCAAAAAGCTCTTTTGGGAACAATCCGTAAGAACGAAAGCAAATATGCCAGTGCCATTGAAGAGAAAAAACGGGAAGCACGCAAAATCGATCAGCAAATTGAACGATTGATACGCAATGCCATCGCTGCCTCCAATAAGAAAACCGGCACAACGGTCACCGCAAAAAACTCAAGTAAATTTGTATTGACCCCGGAGGCAACCATTGTAGCCAACAATTTTTCTTCCAATAAGGGGAAGCTGATTTGGCCTGTGGAAAAGGGCATTAAAAGTCAAGGATTTGGCATTTACAACGATGCCGTCTATCCAGGAATTAAGCACCAGAGTAACGGCGTAATTATTGCTACGGAAGAAGGGGCCAGGGCAAGGTCTATTTTTGAAGGTGAGGTCATCGCTATTTTAGCTGTACCGGGAGGAAACAAAGGAGTGCAGATTAAGCACGGTAATTTCATAAGCACGTATTATAATTTGTCGGAACTATTTGTAAAAAAGGGAGATAAGGTAAGTGCCAAAGAGGAATTAGGTATAGTTTATACCAATCGGTCTAACGGACAGACCCGTTTAAAATTCTATTTGTACCAAGACACCTCTAAATTGAATCCAGAGGAATGGGTTTATCAACTTTAA